The following are from one region of the Malassezia vespertilionis chromosome 4, complete sequence genome:
- the NAN1 gene encoding NET1-associated nuclear protein 1 (EggNog:ENOG503NZTE; COG:S; BUSCO:EOG09262E3Q), which yields MPARKKATPDPPIDKDGSPVHVDLEWSALQDEICSSIPPVFTRDGSYAFLVRQASVLILSRATNKIVSSLSGESTDVDQRHTLPITGMLLSPFNPLQLITTSLDGCVKTWDYLDAELHDSVQIGHPICAVSANTLWKHRLFLAATKRGADDEGKPSTTIYSVQLGRASPTTHKPSKLVRLGKARQVTHLAVSPDGAWLVALGATKVHVLSLHDTTAGFVKYAAESQLTALAFHPDTSMPRFATGEKNGKIRIWYCLDPGQRRDAAKELQAASPTTTLHWHAHAVAALEYTPDGAQLLSGGEEGVLVLWRLHSGNVAGNDDREYVPRLGAGIVALAVAPGFEQREQAYVVRLADSSVVFIASLSLKPVHTFAPIKCDATRALLTQEQRAALPHPLALDRAAGHLVTTAGHPSTLQFIDHKTHEHIRDVEIVPSNRISRPEDEALAPPRVLHVALSGPMPNAAHAEWMATIDGRDNGAFTGELLLKFWHWDAQKRTFLLNTRIDYPHEHRVTAMCFSPCLGTDAQGAFLLLTAGTDGQVKTWRMAQRALKGARAETYWVCRSSFAYRDTVPHDVTWAPDGSLFAVAQGVFVTLWDPHTLIMQARLAAPELRSVRKSVFVGRKGRFLASLGSNHRMVVWDLVAQRVVYSALQRADDLVAFRDGVLAMERDQGMSYLRFIRPHAAVPHEATYRIAMPLRSAPLVLDADAAAWVAWSDAGALIGARLLAPSRSLHGVQLTAPRATLFDELFGVDEEEQKRVDKLLLQDRAKLSVQDDKVADALALFETPAHLLPPMSMLLDPFLDALLPKAEKRAPSPVRVVAAVEEPVQAPTTLSTLDRIAHVRNADMAHLASAFDTVLGAQPPSLRTSKTKRRTQKGM from the coding sequence ATGCCTGCAAGAAAAAAAGCCACGCCCGACCCGCCTATAGACAAGGATGGGTCGCCCGTACATGTAGATTTGGAATGGTCCGCTTTGCAGGACGAGATTTGCTCGTCCATCCCGCCCGTCTTTACCCGAGACGGCAGCTACGCATTCTtggtgcgccaagcgagCGTCCTAATtctctcgcgcgcgacgaacAAAATCGTCTCGAGTCTTTCGGGCGAAAGCACAGATGTTGACCAGCGGCATACCCTGCCCATTACAGGCATGCTTCTGAGCCCTTTTAACCCACTCCAGCTGATCACGACGTCGCTCGATGGATGCGTCAAGACGTGGGATTACCTCGACGCGGAGCTGCACGACAGTGTACAGATTGGCCATCCCATATGTGCCGTGAGTGCCAACACGCTGTGGAAGCATCGCCTTTTTCTTGCAGCGACgaaacgcggcgcggacgACGAGGGCAAGCCGAGCACCACCATCTACTCGGTCCAGCTCGGACGTGCGAGTCCGACAACACACAAGCCATCCAAGCTtgtgcgccttggcaaaGCCCGCCAGGTGACGCACCTTGCCGTTTCTCCCGACGGCGCATGGCTCGTTGCACTCGGCGCCACCAAAGTCCACGTCCTCTCTCTTCACGATACCACCGCGGGTTTTGTCAAGTATGCCGCGGAATCACAGCTTACTGCGCTCGCATTTCATCCCGATACCAGCATGCCGCGATTTGCGACGGGCGAGAAGAACGGCAAGATCCGTATTTGGTACTGCCTCGACCCCGGCCAGCGCCGAGACGCGGCCAAAGAGCTGCAGGCCGCATCGCCCACCACGACCTTGCACTGGCACGCACACGCAGTGGCTGCCTTGGAGTATACGCCGGATGGCGCACAGCTTCTCTCGGGCGGCGAAGAAGGCGTTCTGGTCCTCTGGAGGCTGCACAGCGGCAACGTTGCCGGCAATGACGACCGCGAGTACGtgccgcgcctcggcgcgggcATCGTCGCCCTTGCCGTCGCGCCCGGATTTGAGCAGCGGGAGCAAGCGTACGTCGTGCGGCTTGCAGATAGCAGCGTCGTCTTTATCGCGAGCCTGAGCCTCAAGCCTGTGCACACCTTTGCACCGATCAAGTGcgatgcgacgcgcgcgcttctcaCGCAAGaacagcgcgcagcgctgccgcaCCCTCTTGCGCTGGACCGCGCTGCCGGCCATCTTGTCACTACCGCCGGCCACCCATCGACACTGCAATTCATTGACCACAAGACACACGAGCATATCCGGGACGTTGAGATTGTCCCTTCGAACCGCATCTCGCGCCCCGAAGACGAGGCTctcgcgccgccacgcgTCTTGCACGTCGCACTCAGTGGCCCGATGCccaatgcagcgcacgccgaaTGGATGGCGACGATCGATGGTCGCGACAATGGCGCGTTCACCGGCGAGCTCTTGCTCAAGTTTTGGCACTGGgacgcgcaaaagcgcacgTTTCTGCTCAACACACGCATTGACTATCCACACGAGCACCGTGTGACTGCTATGTGCTTTTCGCCGTGCCTCGGCACCGACGCACAGGGTGCCTTCTTGCTCCTTACCGCGGGAACGGACGGGCAAGTGAAGACGTGGCGtatggcgcagcgtgctcttaaaggcgcgcgcgctgagACGTACTGGGTATGCCGCAGCTCATTTGCCTACCGCGACACTGTACCGCACGATGTAACATGGGCGCCTGACGGATCTCTGTTTGCCGTAGCGCAAGGCGTGTTTGTCACGCTCTGGGACCCGCATACCCTAATTATgcaggcgcgtcttgccgcgccggaGCTGCGCTCTGTACGCAAGAGCGTGTTTGTGGGCCGCAAGGGACGCTTCCTTGCCTCGCTTGGGAGTAATCACCGCATGGTCGTCTGGGATTTGGTCGCGCAACGAGTCGTGtacagcgcgctgcagcgggcCGACGATCTAGTTGCATTCCGCGACGGTGTTTTGGCGATGGAGCGCGACCAAGGCATGTCGTACTTACGCTTTATTCGGCCCCACGCTGCGGTGCCGCACGAGGCGACGTACCGCATCGCGATGCCTCTGCGCAGTGCCCcgctcgtgctcgacgcagATGCAGCTGCGTGGGTGGCATGGAGCGATGCGGGTGCGTTGATTGGCGCAAGGTTACTTGCTCCTAGCCGCTCGCTGCATGGAGTGCAGCTCACCGccccgcgcgcgacgctcttTGACGAGCTGTTTGGCGTGGATGAAGAGGAGCAAAAACGTGtggacaagctgctgctACAAGACAGGGCAAAGTTGAGCGTGCAGGACGACAAGGTGGCCGATGCACTTGCCCTCTTTGAAACGCCCGCGCATTTGCTGCCCCCAATGTCGATGCTCCTGGATCCGTTTTtggatgcactgctgccCAAGGCtgagaagcgcgcgccgtcgccggTCAGGGTGGTTGCAGCCGTCGAAGAGCCAGTGCAGGCGCCCACTACCTTGTCTACCTTGGACCGTATTGCACATGTACGCAACGCCGACATGGCGCACCTTGCCTCGGCGTTCGATAccgtgctgggcgcacaGCCGCCGTCTCTGCGTACGTCGAAAACCAAGCGGCGGACGCAAAAGGGTATGTAA
- the fcp1 gene encoding protein-serine/threonine phosphatase (COG:K; EggNog:ENOG503NXKY), translating into MAECAHPIQVAGLCAICGKEIDEQNFEQQTFATLHSSASVKVSRSEAERIDKETTERLLGDKKLALIVDLDQTVIHVTVDPTVREWAHDTSSPHRHALRDIVAFQLGADGKSVSHAPQHLDEKDPTAFATDGDEDGCWYYVKQRPGLQSFLLHLAEMFELHVYTMGTRSYADCVCRVIDPDGRLFGSRILSRDENDSLVQKSLARLFPINTSMVVIIDDRADVWNWSPNLIKVEPSRISDLQRQRQHQHQHQHQHQHQHQHQHQHQHQHQHQHQHQHQHQHQHQHQHQHQHQHQHQHQHQHQHQPPDEASPSAPLEQQQQQTISDQVDARPLKRLQEETDAVASTDPAAPSHTVLNDDDNELELIQRLLTDIHTQWYAAWSAKHSASPDTKDIISGMKRKVLDKCVLAFSGLIPLNERPESSAVWLMAQEFGAACRRSITPDVTHIVATNAGTAKVEEAFRRGNVHVVWPAWLDDSIRHWTNEPTEPYAIPRSAQLMQLPNEALRNLATSVYSETDSDNNEAPLDLASMDWGEAEDEVDAFLDDDETDSELDSASQSTYSENGADSLLRSPLSRRRHKAAMRGGQSKLRQHVLADDESGSESELSDPPRKRPRADAPLQNEHLHARKGTSTPSDSEEEHFLDDLASEMEKELA; encoded by the exons ATGGCCGAATGTGCGCACCCGATCCAAGTGGCGGGACTGTGCGCGATATGTGGAAAAGAAATTGACGA GCAAAACTTTGAGCAGCAGACATTTGCAACACTGCACTCTTCCGCGTCGGTGAAAGTATCACGCTCCGAGGCGGAGCGCATTGACAAAGAAACGACAGAGCGTTTGCTTGGAGACAAGAAATTAGCGCTCATTGTCGATTTGGACCAGACAGTGATTCACGTCACTGTCGATCCGACCGTGCGCGAATGGGCACACGATACGAGCAGTCCGCACCGGCATGCATTACGCGATATTGTAGCGTTCCAGCTTGGTGCCGATGGCAAGTCTGTATCGCACGCACCACAGCATCTTGATGAAAAGGATCCCACGGCGTTTGCAACGGATGGCGATGAGGACGGGTGCTGGTACTATGTCAAGCAGCGGCCTGGCCTGCAGTCCTTCTTGCTGCACCTCGCAGAAATGTTTGAGCTACACGTATATACGATGGGAACGCGCTCGTATGCAGACTGTGTGTGCCGCGTTATTGACCCCGATGGCAGGTTGTTTGGCTCGCGCATCCTTTCGCGTGATGAGAACGACAGCCTGGTCCAGAAGAGTCTGGCACGCTTATTCCCAATCAACACGTCCATGGTCGTGATTATTGACGATCGCGCTGACGTATGGAACTGGAGTCCCAACTTGATCAAAGTTGAGCCGT CGCGCATCTCGGacctgcagcgccagcgccagcaccagcaccagcaccagcaccagcaccagcaccagcaccagcaccagcaccagcaccagcaccagcaccagcaccagcaccagcaccagcaccagcaccagcaccagcaccagcaccagcaccagcaccagcaccagcaccagcaccagcaccagcaccagcaccagcaccaaC CGCCAGACGAAGCGTCTCCTTCAGCTCccctcgagcagcagcagcagcagacCATCTCTGACCAAGTTGACGCACGTCCCCTCAAGCGCCTGCAAGAAGAGACAGATGCTGTCGCATCTACAGAccccgccgcgccgtcgcacACTGTACTAAACGACGATGACAACGAGTTGGAACTAATTCAGCGATTGCTTACCGATATTCATACCCAATGGTACGCGGCATGGAGCGCCAAACACAGTGCGAGTCCCGATACCAAGGACATTATCAGCGGGATGAAGCGCAAAGTACTGGACAAGTGTGTACTTGCATTCTCTGGTCTAATCCCCCTTAACGAGCGCCCGGAGAGCAGCGCGGTGTGGCTCATGGCGCAAGAGTTTggtgctgcatgccgccgcagcATCACACCCGACGTAACGCATATCGTCGCGACGAATGCGGGCACTGCGAAAGTTGAAGAAGCGTTTCGGCGCGGCAACGTCCACGTCGTATGGCCAGCATGGCTCGACGACTCAATCCGCCACTGGACAAACGAGCCTACAGAGCCATACGCGATTccacgcagcgcacagctgATGCAACTGCCCAACGAGGCTTTGCGCAACCTCGCAACCAGCGTCTACTCTGAAACCGACTCGGACAACAACGAGGCCCCGCTCGACCTGGCGAGCATGGACTGGGGCGAGGCAGAGGACGAGGTGGACGCGTTCCTCGACGATGACGAGACCGACAGCGAGCTCGATAGTGCCTCGCAGTCCACTTACAGCGAGAACGGCGCCGACAGTCTTTTGCGCTCGCCCCTCAGCCGACGGCGGCACAAGgcggccatgcgcggcgggcAATCCAAGCTGCGCCAGCATGTCCTTGCCGACGACGAGTCCGGCTCCGAATCAGAGCTGAGCGATCcgccacgcaagcgcccacgcgccgatgcgccgctaCAGAACGAgcatttgcacgcgcgcaaagggACATCGACGCCTTCGGACAGCGAAGAAGAGCATTTCCTTGACGACCTTGCGTCAGAAATGGAAAAAGAGCTAGCATAA
- a CDS encoding uncharacterized protein (EggNog:ENOG503P3UE; COG:D; COG:O), with protein sequence MGAARALDRLDPYDLSNKHDVGSMEGTTWLLSSAKPDYGAAQLTDDSLDTLWQYRELFEPQGWCHFFLDTPDPFGVESSVGVEDMQPIDVFVLQICILGNHLNGKDTHIRSMKVFGPSSLDAVPPPPAASSTMQLSMERLVEQGMRTDAFQRQVLRVGYERATLQLRRIMQQHAHSAPSTRAHAPPRRSLLSHTLR encoded by the exons atgggcgctgcgcgcgcgctggaccgcTTGGATCCGTATG ACCTGTCCAATAAGCACGATGTGGGAAGCATGGAAGGAACTACATGGCTGCTCAGCTCGGCGAAACCGGActacggcgctgcgcagctgaCGGACGACAGCTTGGATACGCTCTGGCA GTACCGCGAGCTGTTTGAACCACAGGGCTGGTGCCACTTTTTTCTTGACACACCGGACCCATTTGGCGTCGAGTCGTCTGTGGGCGTGGAGGATATGCAGCCCATCGACGTGTTTGTGCTGCAAATCTGCATCCTCGGCAACCACCTCAACGGAAAGGATACGCATATCCGCTCTATGAAAGTATTTGGGCCTTCTAGCCTTGATGCGGTGCCGCCACCGCCCGCAGCGAGCAGCACAATGCAGCTCTCGATGGAGCGATTGGTCGAGCAAGGAATGCGCACCGACGCGTTTCAGCGCCAGGTCCTGCGTGTCGGATACGAGCGTGCGACCCTACAACTGCGTCGTATcatgcagcagcatgcgcacagcgcaccCAGCACGCGTGCccacgcgccgccacgcCGCTCGCTGCTCTCCCATACCCTTCGATAG
- a CDS encoding uncharacterized protein (EggNog:ENOG503P8EU; COG:S), translating into MEAILRKELKQWQREFRVTHGRDPSRTDMQRNPDMALTYDTWHALSQAKGAPKPPKKEIKEARRTAMPAPPTTPTKPRKTIQVQSPGNPFRSPSTPQRTYKKKNDFAACDSDLSEPETSPKRAVPTPTKPKKTPPQIFAYTPRTKARKRLRGEDVRTPPHARLPRYDVQSRASLLLAQSPSKRAEEEEGPQAKRRIFSSRDTPLEIPNYDAFGPSPRKRTQASARGFRPFFRTASTADVPASPQMEMDVCEEAAPSSQSIPQTPFSPTQTSQTSATTQVPLPASSALALDVETNGASVMVLPYQRFGSVRTRRGQLEEHDALDALEWAVRQAQNEEAQNEEAQEPVHEIVLPDLDEIEYLSLVSPKRYGQRAEIARRQRAAQLVEEVVAEDTTSGIDCGASESDDHHDDDWASETSSVEYGLGDGEMDSADVL; encoded by the coding sequence ATGGAAGCGATtctgcgcaaagagctgAAACAATGGCAGCGCGAATTCCGCGTGACGCATGGTCGCGATCCGTCACGTACGGATATGCAGCGCAATCCCGATATGGCACTGACGTATGATACGTGGCATGCGCTGAGCCAggcaaaaggcgcgccgaAGCCGCCGAAAAAAGAAATAAAAgaggcacggcgcacagcgatgcctgcgccgccgacgacgCCCACGAAGCCGCGAAAGACGATACAGGTGCAAAGTCCCGGCAATCCGTTTCGGTCTCCAAGtacgccgcagcgcacgtaCAAAAAAAAGAACGACTTTGCCGCGTGCGATTCGGACCTTAGCGAGCCGGAGACGTCGCCAAAACGTGCGGTGCCTACACCGACGAAACCGAAAAAGACACCCCCACAGATATTTGCGTACACACCACGTACCAAGGCACGCAAgcggctgcgcggcgaagatgtgcgcacgccgccacATGCGCGTTTGCCAAGGTACGATGTGCAGtcgcgtgcatcgctgctCCTAGCACAAAGTCCttcgaagcgcgccgaggaagaggagggGCCGCaggcaaagcggcgcatttttTCTTCTCGGGATACACCGCTAGAGATACCCAACTATGACGCGTTCGGCCCATCGCCCAGAAAGCGTACTCAAGCATCCGCGCGCGGATTCCGCCCTTTTTTTCGGACGGCCAGCACAGCAGACGTACCTGCGTCGCCGCAGATGGAGATGGATGTTTGCGAAGAGGCCGCGCCATCGTCTCAGTCCATTCCCCAGACCCCTTTCTCACCCACACAGACCTCGCAGACGTCCGCCACGACGCAGGTGCCGCTTCCCGCTTCCAGTGCGCTTGCACTTGACGTGGAAACAAATGGCGCGAGCGTCATGGTTCTGCCCTACCAGCGCTTTGGCTCTGTCCGCACACGGCGCGGGCAGCTCGAAGAGCACGACGCACTCGACGCACTTGAGTGGGCAGTGCGGCAGGCGCAGAATGAGGAGGCGCAGAATGAGGAGGCACAGGAGCCGGTGCACGAGATTGTTCTCCCCGATCTCGACGAAATCGAGTACCTATCGCTTGTTTCGCCTAAACGCTATGGACAACGCGCAGAGATcgcgcgacggcagcgAGCCGCACAACTTGTGGAAGAGGTTGTTGCAGAGGACACGACTTCGGGGATAGATTGCGGGGCGAGCGAGAGTGACGACCACCACGACGACGATTGGGCGAGCGAGACGAGTAGCGTGGAGTATGGGCTTGGCGACGGCGAAATGGATAGTGCGGATGTGTTGTAG
- the RAD5 gene encoding DNA helicase rad5 (COG:L; EggNog:ENOG503NURH), with product MADAHANNAPLFFLDADEHSIPTPAPIQKDWRRRYLGTFVLPAYSMTKGSEYIRPGHQVMITRKKKSAPAKGAQAKLSFGSKSVPKSARERPDHVVRFSTLRGFEVGRIPVDVGGWMAPLLDNGTVEFDGFVVDCPVPLTVGADIILEIKAYMLKDAFRASVTAMCDLANDAQNLLAEESAHERHLRQRKAALHRLFRTCNLTPTKTMRASEEERSARTNKPTVNDDAENDGTEVSHANLRDIYAKAQQHDLSLPEIEPPATFALTLRPYQKQALGWMQEMEDAQGSSNRASTLHPLWEQYTFPFADDPDAGCEPFFYNPYIGDVSLHFQPASRGARGGILADEMGLGKTIMLASLIHANRALDSPEQPAKKARTLRQPSLASAFGAQRRTAGKSCATLVVAPMSLLSQWKSELERASVPGSLRVLLYYGDAREQLACALHESRVDVVITSYGTLTHEYKREIERAGTCLLFAESWHRVILDEAHNIKNRSTVAARASFLLHADRRWALTGTPIQNRLTDLYSLLRFLRVEPWGDVSFFNSFLAKPFASQSARALDIVQSILSSILLRREKGSHDKDGRLIVELPEKRFDTQRLAFSPAEREIYNSVYDRARARFRRLAAQGLVGRNFSLIFSVLMRLRQAVCHPMLVLHDRASRPESMPDEVNEEEKFYQHIHALIAKFQQGADGADGAHFALHVLDQLAQPCEADEEECPFCMELRQSKCFLPLCMHHGCRECLVQYLQACEDRGEEPHCPVCRKGPVQAEDLVESVRPQAPSRHKSEAPPLRGSTKLDALLTQLAQLMSNDSTMKGVIFSQFTGFLDLIQAHLKKAGYTFFRLDGRTSQAERAAILAQFAECDAQALFLISLRAGGVGLNLTAANHVWLMDCWWNQSIEDQAVDRIHRIGQTRPVTVHRFLIEETIEDRVLAIQRRKKELVEHALAQSASKDAPSEVMANLELLFG from the coding sequence ATGGCGGACGCTCACGCTAAcaacgcgccgctctttttccTCGATGCAGACGAGCACAGTATACCCACACCTGCTCCTATACAGAAAGactggcggcggcgctaCTTGGGCACATTTGTGCTGCCTGCGTACTCGATGACCAAGGGCAGCGAGTACATCCGCCCCGGCCACCAGGTGATGATCACACgcaagaaaaagagcgcgccggcaaaaggcgcgcaagccaagCTCTCTTTCGGCAGCAAATCCGTTCCGAAATCAGCGCGTGAGCGGCCCGATCATGTCGTGCGATTCAGTACCCTGCGCGGTTTCGAAGTTGGCCGGATTCCTGTGGATGTTGGCGGGTGGATGGCGCCCCTCTTGGACAACGGGACGGTGGAGTTCGACGGTTTTGTCGTTGATTGTCCCGTTCCACTTACGGTCGGTGCGGATATCATCCTTGAGATCAAGGCGTACATGCTCAAAGACGCGTTCCGTGCAAGTGTGACGGCGATGTGCGACTTGGCCAACGATGCACAGAACTTGTTGGCGGAAGAGAGCGCACACGAGCGGCAtttgcgccagcgcaaagcagcacTGCACCGTCTTTTTCGCACGTGTAATCTGACGCCGACGAAAACCATGCGTGCCAGCGAAGAGgagcgaagcgcgcgcacaaacaaGCCCACGGTCAACGACGACGCGGAGAATGACGGTACAGAGGTCTCGCATGCTAACCTGCGCGACATCTACGCCAAGGCACAGCAGCATGACCTGTCTCTTCCGGAAATCGAGCCGCCAGCGACGTTTGCACTCACGCTCCGGCCGTACCAAAAGCAGGCGCTGGGGTGGATGCAAGAGATGGAAGATGCACAAGGCTCGTCGAACCGTGCGTCTACCTTGCACCCACTTTGGGAGCAGTATACCTTCCCTTTTGCTGACGATCCTGATGCGGGGTGCGAACCCTTCTTCTACAACCCATACATTGGCGATGTCAGCCTGCACTTTCAGCCCGCcagtcgcggcgcgcgcggcggaatTTTGGCGGACGAAATGGGCCTCGGGAAGACAATCATGCTGGCCAGTTTGATCCacgcaaatcgcgcgctcgactCTCCTGAGCAACCGgcgaaaaaagcgcgcacgctgcgccagccTTCGCTTGCCagtgcgtttggcgcacagcgccgcactgcaGGCAAGTCGTGTGCCACACTTGTCGTGGCACCAATGAGTCTTTTGAGCCAGTGGAAAagcgagctggagcgcgcgagcgtgccTGGAagcttgcgcgtgctgctcTACTATGGCGACGCTCGCGAACAGCttgcgtgtgcgctgcacgaaTCGCGTGTCGATGTTGTGATTACATCCTACGGCACTCTCACGCACGAGTACAAGCGCGAAATTGAGCGCGCTGGCACCTGTCTCCTATTTGCTGAGTCGTGGCACCGCGTCATTCTGGACGAAGCGCACAATATCAAAAACCGCAGCACAGtagctgcgcgtgcgagtTTTCTGCTGCATGCAGaccggcgctgggcgctgACAGGCACTCCCATTCAAAATCGTTTGACAGACTTGTACAGCCTGCTGCGGTTCCTGCGCGTGGAGCCTTGGGGCGACGTGAGCTTCTTCAACAGCTTTCTTGCGAAGCCATTTGCGAGTCAgagtgcgcgcgcgctggatatTGTGCAGTCCATTCTCTCCAGCATCCTGCTCCGCCGCGAAAAAGGCAGCCACGACAAGGACGGGCGTTTAATTGTCGAGCTCCCTGAAAAACGATTCGATACCCAACGCCTCGCCTTTTCCCCTGCAGAGCGCGAAATTTACAACAGTGTATACGaccgcgcacgcgctcgatTTCGGCGCCTCGCTGCACAAGGCCTGGTCGGCCGCAACTTTAGTCTTATTTTTTCCGTGCTcatgcgcctgcgccaggCTGTATGCCATCCTATGTTGGTGCTGCATGAtcgtgcgtcgcggcccGAATCGATGCCAGACGAGGTCAACGAGGAGGAGAAATTTTACCAGCACATACACGCGTTGATCGCCAAGTTCCAGCAGGgcgccgacggcgcggatggagcgcactttgcgctgcacgttctcgatcagctcgcgcagccgTGCGAGGCGGACGAAGAAGAGTGCCCTTTTTGCATGGAGCTGCGCCAGTCAAAATGCTTTTtgccgctgtgcatgcaccaTGGATGTCGCGAGTGCCTTGTACAGTACCTGCAAGCGTGCGAAGACAGAGGCGAGGAGCCGCACTGTCCTGTGTGCCGCAAAGGACCCGTGCAAGCGGAGGATTTGGTCGAGTCTGTACGCCCACAAGCGCCCTCGCGCCACAAATCCGAAGCGCCTCCGCTCCGGGGAAGCACAAAACTCGACGCACTCCTTAcacagctcgcgcagctcatGAGTAACGATTCGACGATGAAAGGCGTTATTTTTTCGCAATTCACTGGCTTCCTCGACCTGATCCAGGCGCACCTGAAAAAAGCAGGTTACACGTTTTTCCGACTCGATGGCCGCACGTCGCAggccgagcgtgcggcaATCCTCGCACAGTTTGCCGAGTGCGATGCACAGGCCCTCTTTCTCATCTCGCTGCGTGCCGGTGGTGTGGGCTTGAACTTGACCGCGGCGAATCATGTATGGCTTATGGACTGCTGGTGGAATCAGAGCATTGAGGACCAGGCGGTGGATCGCATCCACCGCATCGGCCAAACCAGACCCGTCACCGTCCACCGGTTTTTAATCGAGGAGACGATCGAGGACAGGGTCCTCGCAATCCAGCGACGCAAAAAGGAGCTGGTGGAACATGCACTGGCCCAGAGCGCATCAAAAGACGCACCATCTGAGGTGATGGCGAACTTGGAACTACTATTTGGCTAG